The Salinibaculum sp. SYNS191 genome has a window encoding:
- a CDS encoding CBS domain-containing protein, protein MDLPTPEDLRERRTELGLTQSELAEKADVSQPLIARIEGGDVDPRLSTLRRIVNALQEAEGGILRARDLMHSPVVSVEPDASVHETAELMDEKGYSQVPVVRDGTPHGLIATSDIRQREEENVGELPVAEVMHESMTAVEPDATIDAVDAHLDHNAAVLVVESGETVGIITEADIARHLS, encoded by the coding sequence ATGGACCTGCCGACGCCGGAGGACCTGCGCGAGCGCCGGACGGAACTGGGCCTGACCCAGAGCGAACTGGCCGAGAAGGCCGACGTCAGCCAGCCGCTCATCGCCCGCATCGAGGGCGGCGACGTCGACCCGCGGCTCTCGACGCTGCGGCGCATCGTCAACGCGCTCCAGGAGGCGGAGGGCGGCATCCTGCGCGCCCGGGACCTGATGCACTCGCCCGTCGTCAGCGTCGAGCCGGACGCCAGCGTCCACGAGACGGCCGAACTGATGGACGAGAAGGGCTACTCGCAGGTACCGGTCGTCCGCGACGGGACGCCACACGGGCTCATCGCCACGTCCGACATCCGCCAGCGCGAGGAGGAGAACGTCGGCGAACTCCCCGTCGCGGAGGTGATGCACGAGTCGATGACCGCCGTCGAACCGGACGCCACCATCGACGCCGTCGACGCCCACCTCGACCACAACGCCGCCGTCCTCGTCGTCGAGAGCGGCGAGACCGTCGGCATCATCACCGAGGCCGACATCGCGCGCCACCTCTCCTGA
- a CDS encoding PAS domain S-box protein, producing MVPETTIAWGAFALVPVLVGLAGLAWRKRAEPAGVPVAVYHLLLAFGAADYGLALLAREPTPKFLFTGFSLVLMSAFVSSWVGVALAYTGHRDWLTRPVTGLLAVEPAVLAVATAFPSLRPLVYEIPSTAGVGSIRAFGAEAGLLTVGHFLYLFALMVVATGLFINLFVRSRYLNRGQAVALLGAATAPWLTILVQAFDIVSTVDVSFAAWTLAGVAITIGLYRIRLLDPVPVGRSAAIEEMADGVFVLDGDDRIADANPAVEDFFGVDGDDIRGEHVSAVVADWESIPTAAGEWTEQAVTVDGDRRYVEVQTEPFTDHLDRRVGRLVVVRDVTARKRREQTLARYETVFETVQDRVYVLDSDGRFLLVNDSLAALLGRDRDALVGEPFESVLAESVEPFTPVPAGDGEVTGEPVELRLRTADGGTVPVETQFSPVEFDDVSGVVGYVRDISRRKETERSLAKTSERLDTLVHASPLAVVATDTQGNVVTWNPAAEEMFGYTESEALGDVPPIIPDEREGPIVERFTQVLDGAQFRDVETRLECKDGTVIDASVSIAPQYGPAEEVRGTVSIIADITDRKERERQLQRQNERLDQFASIVSHDLRNPLNVATGRLELLAEEYDGEHLDPMADALDRMGALIDETLTLAREGQTVADMEPVALADLAAESWDRVDTEGTAASLTVATAAAVEADADRLRQVFENLFRNAVEHGGADVTIRVGDLAHGFYVEDDGPGIPPDERDTVFQPGVTSNQDGTGFGLAIVREIVEAHGWDVDVSVGADGGARFEVTGVETARVLTLD from the coding sequence ATGGTCCCGGAGACGACGATTGCGTGGGGAGCGTTCGCGCTGGTTCCGGTGTTGGTCGGCCTGGCCGGGCTGGCGTGGCGCAAGCGAGCGGAACCCGCCGGCGTCCCGGTCGCCGTCTACCACCTGCTGCTCGCATTCGGGGCCGCGGATTACGGACTCGCGCTGCTGGCCCGCGAGCCGACGCCCAAGTTCCTGTTCACCGGGTTCTCCCTGGTCCTCATGTCCGCGTTCGTCAGCAGCTGGGTCGGGGTCGCGCTCGCGTACACCGGTCACCGGGACTGGCTGACCCGGCCGGTGACGGGGCTGCTCGCCGTCGAACCGGCGGTGCTGGCAGTGGCCACCGCGTTCCCTTCCCTTCGCCCGCTCGTCTACGAGATTCCGTCGACGGCCGGCGTCGGATCGATTCGGGCCTTCGGTGCCGAGGCGGGCCTGCTCACCGTCGGCCACTTCCTCTATCTCTTCGCGCTCATGGTCGTCGCGACGGGACTTTTCATCAATCTCTTCGTGCGCTCACGATATCTCAACCGGGGGCAGGCGGTGGCGCTGCTGGGCGCGGCCACCGCCCCCTGGTTGACGATTCTCGTCCAGGCCTTCGACATCGTGAGTACTGTTGACGTCAGCTTCGCCGCCTGGACGCTCGCCGGCGTCGCAATCACCATCGGCCTCTACAGGATTCGGTTGCTCGACCCCGTGCCCGTCGGCCGGTCCGCCGCCATCGAGGAGATGGCCGACGGCGTCTTCGTCCTCGACGGGGACGACCGCATCGCCGACGCGAACCCGGCGGTCGAGGACTTCTTCGGCGTCGACGGCGACGACATCCGCGGCGAACACGTCAGCGCCGTCGTCGCGGACTGGGAGTCGATACCCACAGCGGCGGGCGAGTGGACGGAACAGGCGGTGACCGTCGACGGCGACCGGCGCTACGTCGAGGTCCAGACTGAACCGTTCACCGACCACCTCGACCGCCGCGTGGGTCGCCTGGTGGTGGTCCGCGACGTGACCGCCCGCAAGCGCCGCGAGCAGACGCTCGCCCGGTACGAGACAGTCTTCGAGACCGTCCAGGACCGCGTCTACGTCCTCGACTCGGACGGCCGGTTCCTGCTCGTCAACGACTCGCTCGCGGCACTGCTCGGCCGGGACCGGGACGCGCTGGTCGGCGAGCCGTTCGAGTCGGTCCTCGCAGAGTCGGTCGAACCGTTCACTCCCGTCCCGGCGGGCGACGGCGAGGTGACCGGCGAGCCGGTCGAACTACGGCTCCGCACTGCCGATGGGGGGACGGTACCGGTCGAGACGCAGTTCAGTCCCGTCGAGTTCGACGACGTCAGCGGCGTGGTCGGATACGTCCGCGACATCTCCCGCCGCAAGGAGACCGAGCGCTCGCTCGCGAAGACCTCAGAGCGGCTGGACACGCTCGTCCACGCGTCGCCGCTGGCGGTCGTCGCCACCGACACGCAGGGCAACGTCGTGACCTGGAACCCGGCGGCCGAGGAGATGTTCGGCTACACCGAGTCGGAGGCGCTGGGTGACGTGCCCCCGATTATTCCCGACGAGCGCGAGGGTCCCATCGTCGAGCGGTTCACCCAGGTGCTCGACGGTGCGCAGTTCAGGGACGTCGAGACGCGCCTGGAGTGCAAGGACGGGACCGTCATCGACGCCAGCGTCTCGATTGCCCCCCAGTACGGCCCGGCCGAGGAGGTCCGCGGTACGGTGTCGATTATCGCCGACATCACCGACCGCAAGGAGCGCGAGCGACAACTCCAGCGCCAGAACGAGCGCCTGGACCAGTTCGCCAGCATCGTCTCCCACGACCTGCGGAACCCCCTGAACGTCGCCACCGGGCGGCTGGAACTGCTCGCCGAGGAGTACGACGGCGAGCACCTCGACCCGATGGCCGACGCGCTCGACCGGATGGGGGCGCTCATCGACGAGACGCTGACGCTGGCCCGCGAGGGACAGACCGTCGCCGACATGGAGCCGGTCGCACTCGCCGACCTCGCGGCGGAGTCCTGGGACCGCGTCGACACCGAGGGGACCGCGGCCTCGCTGACGGTCGCGACTGCTGCCGCCGTCGAGGCCGACGCGGACCGCCTCCGGCAGGTCTTCGAGAACCTCTTTCGCAACGCCGTCGAGCACGGCGGCGCGGACGTGACTATCCGCGTCGGGGACCTCGCCCACGGCTTCTACGTCGAGGACGACGGCCCAGGCATCCCGCCGGACGAACGCGATACCGTCTTCCAGCCGGGGGTGACTTCGAACCAGGACGGGACCGGGTTCGGCCTGGCCATCGTCCGGGAAATCGTCGAGGCCCACGGGTGGGACGTCGACGTGTCCGTGGGGGCCGACGGCGGGGCGCGCTTCGAGGTCACGGGCGTCGAAACCGCCCGGGTGCTGACGCTCGACTGA